The Acropora muricata isolate sample 2 chromosome 4, ASM3666990v1, whole genome shotgun sequence genome contains the following window.
CCCCAGTGCTTACGCTGTTTTCTTCGCGTaagctctgggaaactctgaaggagtttagccaaaatctggctatttagacctcacggcgcatgctcttagagcaaacaggaaattagaaagtggcctcgttatttagcgAGGCGTTGAATTTCGCTGTgactaaagctggaaaagacagcgatttcaaattgaaaacagagcaaaagtcaatTATTGAAGATGTCGTTGAAatttcacaccatttgctaggactgtaactttcctaaagaatttcctgcCAATTTTCGTACAtaggacttcttcacaatctggagttacttggatttgtccaatttgtttcagcttttcagcaaggttctccttaatgccgagctttccgaaattattgatcgcatCGTAGCAAGCCcggaagtgagaagcgcagcaacggaaaattcttttattaatccacgttacacgatttcttcggtgtttcgggatctttGAATTCCATTtaaattaataaccaaaatttctaaaagcaaaaagcttttccttcctcgcatatttgaAATTGGCGGCGatcgcagagaagagcgttaagcaaattttccatttgaatgagccaatcgTGTGtgtgttctttgttcctcgcgaaaaccaatgagaaagacgcctgtttaAGGGTTCCCCATAGCTCTTCTCTTCCTGGcagtcatgcgcaaaagagaTCTGGAGTCGAGATTGGATAGACATTTGAAACTGTCTTAGTGCGCATGCGCAATAGCATCCAGAAAAAACTTAGTAGCCCGAGTTACGTACTCGAAGCATGGAAACATGGTTAGAGCTACCATATATACTTCTTAACCGACGGTTAGCGGTAACCGCGCTTCGAGCAACCGGTCCCTTTCTGTCTAtgctttcaaacaaaatatgcaGGTTCGAATTCATCATCGATTTATCAGCGATACTGATCTATTTCTTATATTGTAGTTCTCAAGCCTTTTGTTATTGACAGTATCTCAAAGAATACCTGTTTTTCACCAGTTTATATCTGGCATCTATAATATATACTTGCTCAATCAGCCTTTTGAAATGACTTTCCTCAACATTTCCCGCTCTGTTTCTTTTGGCTGTTTGCGGAATCAGTTGGATATCATCTACATCTTTAGCTCTATTTTTCAAGCTTGTCCATGGTAAATGTCGAAAATTTGACCGGATGACCATGTGACGTGAATGCAGTATTAATTATTAAGTGCCACCCCTTTTCAAGAAATTACTAGCTACTGCTGGCTCgtattttgtaatttaagttCATGCAACATGATCTGTCTGTATTAATTGAAAGTCGAAATTCCGTTTTCAAAGTTGGCATTCGAGCTATATGTGGCACTTTTTATCGATCGGAAAACTACTGCCGAACTTTTTGTTGTCGTATTTATCGCCGTAAAGTAAGTACATCCGTGACAGGTGAAGACGAGATGAGTCGCAGTATTTCCTTGGCAACAAAAAGTAGACTTGGAATGAGCGAAATAAGTTGAATTATGGTACTATCTCGTAACGAAATCTATTTTATATATATAGCATATAATTCGCATGGTACTTGAACTATTTACAGTATTTACCTGTGGTTGCCGAATCCTGCttaaaatgatccagaagaggTGGGAATAAAACACCGAAGCTGCAAGAATATCCCATTAACACAGTATTGCACACGGTTGCCGCAAAGCACACCAAGTAGGATTTGAAACTATCGGATGCTATTTCGACGCCGTAAATACATTTACAACTATCTGGGTCACACTCGCCGTGTACATTCTTGTACTTGGGCACTAGCTTTTTCCTGTTTTCATAAGACATTTTGCCTCTTCTGAATAATATTAGTGTATTTGCCGTTGAAGTGGACCGCTGTATCACGTGATGAATAgttattttgctttatttatatttaattgGGAAAACTGATACCCAGAGACCCTATAATTGAAAATGTCTGTTGAAGTACCCGAGAGTGTCACTTTTACGATATTTACCTAGAAAGCAAAACAGTcgttgttttcaattttgtgtcTTCTTACACGTTAATTTCTGTGGATCTATTGATGTTCTAGTTCGTAACTTAATTGTCCAGCTGCTAAAAAAGTACAATAGCTTATTTCCATGACGGGAAATATTTCTTAAATAATAGATGGATTGTTGAATAAAAACTAATGAACAGCAAAGATATATCGATAAATTAGTGTTCAAAATGTAAGACTTATCCATGCAGCTGACTATGAaaacataattattgcaaaattgCTGGGAACAATTGAATTATATTTTGACAAATTAATATAAGTGCTCTACTTTTGTTCGCCTGCCTTTCTTGATAGCGCAACTGGATTCTGTCACCTTGATCCCCGTCTTTTTTCCATTGTTCGTCAAGAAATCATTTTAAATTCAGTCGCTGAAGAGGCTTTGGGTAAAGAACGATAGAGATGAAATCATCAATattaattacatttttttaatatgCACCTGCGGACCACTGACTAGAAAGCACATGTCACggtgcaattttcattttgaagagGATTCTACCATACCTGACATCTCGGTGGAGTGACGCTGTCTTTAAGATGGCAGAAAACATAAATTTGGTCTTGGAAGTCGTTTTCCTTAGTGTTATTTGCGCAATTTCTGTTCTTGGCAATGTAACGCTGGTCGCCATCTTTCTTAGGAAAAGAGCTCTGCGGACTGTAGCCAACGGGTTTCTTCTGAACCTCGCCTTCGCTGATCTACTGGTTTCTGTGCTAAATATGCCTGTGACAATTGTGACGATAATTGAACGAAGATGGATCTTTGGAGAAACCGCTTGCAATTTCTTGGGTTTTACCACAATGCTGTCTTTTGTGTCATCAGTGATGTCGCTTGCTATGATTGCAGTAAACAGATACTATTTCGTTGTGAAGTGGAAAACCTACCGTTCGGTTTTCACACCTCGAAATTCAGTTATATTTGGTGCAATTGTATGGTTGATATCTTCTTCAATATCCATCCCCCCTCTGTTCGGCTGGGCAGACTATCGCTACATACCAGGGAAATCCTACTGCTTTGTGTTTTGGCCTTGTAGTGCTTCTTATATGTATTTCATGTTGGCTATATGTTTC
Protein-coding sequences here:
- the LOC136914952 gene encoding G-protein coupled receptor 161-like, which translates into the protein MAENINLVLEVVFLSVICAISVLGNVTLVAIFLRKRALRTVANGFLLNLAFADLLVSVLNMPVTIVTIIERRWIFGETACNFLGFTTMLSFVSSVMSLAMIAVNRYYFVVKWKTYRSVFTPRNSVIFGAIVWLISSSISIPPLFGWADYRYIPGKSYCFVFWPCSASYMYFMLAICFFGPLIVMSLSYYHILKFTREAKRRIFEHGNTTQPQEQGQRRNRVRFLLTPEEVKLTNTLLIVVGCFMICWTPFAITMFTDIYYGQPLPRPIDISTLLLGYANSMCNPVVYGVRTQVFRRELIRQLRVCFRMRSASPRISPLDQGIGMGHSHTGQTDEGTSSRDD